A single Pseudodesulfovibrio aespoeensis Aspo-2 DNA region contains:
- a CDS encoding DUF4390 domain-containing protein codes for MKNTAFIPARAAGLPSHALLLGAVAALVLLLAPLAARAQTINLMAPSIANVSGMLTARFGVTVVEKVMLKGELQDGAQLALRCAVSLYKARDYWLDGHLASSSFESVLSSDPLTGEFLMTLPGRSTPLRAKDIETLLREGWGTIEVSLGPWDMLERGQKYSLILNTSMNEADAPDGVSRFIYFWSWDAGADASFQLDFTY; via the coding sequence ATGAAAAACACCGCCTTCATACCGGCGCGGGCAGCGGGCCTGCCCAGCCATGCGCTCCTGCTTGGAGCCGTGGCCGCCCTGGTCCTGCTCCTGGCCCCCCTGGCGGCCCGCGCCCAGACCATCAACCTGATGGCACCCTCCATCGCCAATGTCTCCGGCATGCTCACGGCCCGGTTCGGCGTGACCGTGGTGGAAAAGGTGATGCTCAAGGGCGAGCTGCAGGACGGGGCGCAACTCGCCCTGCGCTGCGCGGTCAGCCTCTACAAGGCCCGGGACTACTGGCTGGACGGCCATCTGGCCTCGTCATCCTTCGAGAGCGTGCTTTCGAGCGATCCCCTGACCGGCGAGTTTCTTATGACCCTGCCGGGCCGGTCCACCCCCCTGCGCGCCAAGGACATCGAGACCCTGCTCCGCGAGGGGTGGGGGACCATCGAGGTCTCGCTTGGCCCGTGGGACATGCTTGAGCGCGGGCAAAAATACAGCCTCATCCTCAACACCTCCATGAATGAGGCGGACGCGCCGGACGGGGTGTCGCGGTTCATCTATTTCTGGTCCTGGGATGCCGGGGCCGACGCGTCCTTCCAGCTGGATTTCACCTACTAG
- the ftsE gene encoding cell division ATP-binding protein FtsE produces MVNVERLSHNFGPYWALKDISFTLERGEFLFLTGHSGAGKSTLLKLLYGALPVLRGRVSVAGMSLNTLKKRHIPKLRRKVGVVFQDFKILPNRTVFDNVAMALEVRGMQRAHLERRVRAVVRALGLEAKSYSPCERLSGGEQQRVAIARSMVANPELILADEPTGNLDFDLTMHLMDIFKQFHTYGTSIIMATHSREVLDCVPEARILHLHDGRIMGQGEQPQPDESCACGDAVSEAGDASPDDLFSPAGGRP; encoded by the coding sequence ATGGTCAACGTGGAGCGATTGTCGCACAATTTCGGCCCGTACTGGGCGCTCAAGGACATCTCCTTCACCCTGGAGCGGGGGGAGTTCCTGTTCCTGACCGGCCACTCCGGGGCGGGCAAATCCACCCTGCTCAAGCTCCTCTACGGCGCGCTGCCCGTGCTCCGGGGCCGGGTCTCAGTGGCCGGGATGTCTCTCAACACCCTGAAGAAACGGCACATCCCGAAACTGCGGCGCAAGGTGGGCGTGGTCTTTCAGGACTTCAAGATCCTGCCCAACCGCACTGTCTTCGACAACGTGGCCATGGCCCTGGAGGTGCGCGGCATGCAGCGCGCCCATCTGGAGCGGCGCGTGCGGGCCGTGGTCCGCGCTCTGGGCCTTGAGGCCAAGAGCTATTCGCCGTGCGAGCGGCTCTCGGGCGGCGAGCAGCAGCGGGTGGCCATCGCCCGGTCCATGGTCGCCAACCCGGAGCTGATCCTGGCCGACGAACCCACGGGCAACCTCGATTTCGACCTGACCATGCACCTCATGGACATCTTCAAGCAGTTCCACACCTACGGCACCTCCATCATCATGGCCACCCACAGCCGCGAGGTGCTCGACTGCGTGCCCGAGGCGCGCATCCTCCACCTGCACGACGGGCGCATCATGGGCCAGGGGGAGCAGCCGCAGCCCGACGAGTCCTGCGCCTGCGGCGACGCCGTGTCCGAGGCCGGAGACGCCAGCCCGGACGACCTGTTCTCCCCTGCCGGGGGGCGGCCATGA
- a CDS encoding C-GCAxxG-C-C family (seleno)protein has product MLDHQKSVVADLFGSGALYCAEIALKLIAEAGGRDPGPLTPMATGFCSGMARSCGQCGAVSGAVMGIGLFAGRPAPGGEHDPAYALTQEFQDRFRTAFGSINCHDLTGCDFATPEGQAQFREQNVKSRCIEFVVLAVDTALDLLRDSGHLPAEADFVRSRLAPCGLLCSSCLAFDGGPIQQNARALQAALGDNFAAYAERFAAMNPVFGDYPAFRRLLDYLASGSCTGCREAGCLFKSCGVTACVRERSLDYCFQCADFPCDHHGMPGPLAERWQANNEAMRALGPAPWFFTRHPKPRYP; this is encoded by the coding sequence ATGCTTGATCATCAGAAATCCGTTGTCGCAGACCTTTTCGGCAGCGGCGCGCTCTATTGCGCCGAGATCGCCCTCAAGCTCATCGCCGAGGCGGGGGGCCGCGATCCCGGCCCCCTGACGCCCATGGCCACCGGCTTTTGCAGCGGCATGGCGCGCTCCTGCGGCCAGTGCGGCGCGGTGTCCGGCGCGGTCATGGGCATCGGCCTCTTTGCCGGGCGGCCCGCGCCGGGCGGCGAGCACGACCCGGCCTACGCCCTGACGCAGGAATTCCAGGACCGGTTCAGAACGGCCTTCGGCTCCATCAACTGCCATGACCTGACCGGCTGCGACTTTGCCACCCCCGAGGGACAGGCACAATTCAGGGAGCAGAACGTCAAGTCACGCTGCATCGAGTTCGTGGTCCTGGCCGTAGACACCGCCCTGGATCTGCTGCGCGACTCCGGCCACCTGCCTGCCGAAGCCGACTTTGTCCGCTCGCGGCTTGCGCCCTGCGGCCTGCTCTGTTCCTCCTGCCTCGCCTTTGACGGCGGACCCATCCAGCAGAACGCCCGCGCCCTGCAAGCCGCCCTGGGCGACAACTTCGCCGCCTACGCCGAGCGGTTCGCGGCCATGAATCCGGTCTTTGGCGACTATCCCGCCTTTCGCAGGCTCCTCGACTATCTCGCTTCCGGTTCCTGCACCGGCTGCCGCGAGGCCGGGTGTCTCTTCAAGTCCTGCGGCGTGACCGCCTGCGTGCGCGAGCGCAGCCTCGACTACTGTTTCCAGTGCGCCGACTTCCCTTGCGACCATCACGGGATGCCCGGCCCCCTGGCCGAGCGCTGGCAGGCCAATAACGAGGCCATGCGTGCTCTCGGCCCCGCCCCCTGGTTCTTTACACGCCACCCCAAACCGCGCTACCCCTGA
- a CDS encoding AAA family ATPase, translating into MIRTIILENFMAHERTELELGPGITALTGANNTGKSAIVEALRCVATNPAPNHCIRHGAKEARVTLTMDDGAKVVWIRKKRSAGYEITLPGNSEPEEPFWKLQGKVPDEVRALLRLDLVELETGEPIDVHVGNQREPVFLLNRPDSNVAAFFAASTESAHLLAMQNVLKARTTEAKRRERELEARTRRIEAELDTLAALPDITLRMGETRQLEATAKQLQGAMPILEQHMKDIRRTEAGRDALGRSATILKTLGSVPELSPVAGLRALVADMDRASDRLAAAGRTRATLAPLAAPPLSEDTGRLAELCERLQKTAAGLRKAEVRNRAMADLLTPTAMENSAYLVALVDEMLAARYRLKRVARREAVLRTIAEPPRLEQDARLGSLLADLRRLTGLRQAAEGELAELETRLQTVRDTLGARLAELGGCPTCGARIDADSFLDRGHVHGR; encoded by the coding sequence ATGATACGCACCATCATTCTTGAAAATTTCATGGCCCACGAGCGGACCGAGCTTGAACTCGGGCCGGGGATCACGGCGTTGACCGGGGCCAACAACACCGGCAAGTCCGCCATTGTCGAGGCGCTTCGCTGCGTGGCCACCAATCCCGCGCCCAATCACTGCATCCGCCACGGCGCCAAAGAGGCGCGGGTCACGCTCACGATGGACGACGGGGCCAAGGTCGTCTGGATTCGCAAGAAGCGCAGCGCGGGCTACGAGATCACCCTGCCCGGCAACAGCGAACCCGAGGAGCCCTTTTGGAAGCTCCAGGGCAAGGTGCCCGACGAGGTGCGCGCCCTGCTGCGGCTCGATCTGGTGGAGCTGGAAACCGGCGAGCCCATCGACGTGCACGTGGGCAACCAGCGCGAGCCGGTCTTTTTGCTCAACCGGCCTGACTCCAATGTGGCCGCTTTTTTTGCCGCGTCCACCGAAAGCGCCCACCTGCTGGCCATGCAGAACGTCCTCAAGGCGCGGACCACCGAGGCCAAACGGCGCGAGCGCGAGCTTGAGGCCCGAACCCGCCGCATCGAGGCGGAGCTGGACACCCTGGCCGCGTTGCCGGATATCACCCTGCGCATGGGCGAAACCCGCCAACTGGAAGCCACCGCAAAGCAACTTCAAGGGGCCATGCCTATCCTTGAACAGCACATGAAGGATATTCGCCGCACAGAGGCCGGGCGCGATGCCCTGGGCCGGTCCGCAACCATCCTCAAGACTCTTGGGAGCGTGCCGGAACTCAGCCCGGTTGCGGGTTTGCGCGCCCTTGTCGCGGACATGGACCGTGCCAGCGACCGCCTTGCAGCTGCTGGACGGACACGCGCAACCCTGGCCCCGCTGGCTGCGCCACCTCTCTCCGAAGATACCGGGCGGCTGGCCGAGCTCTGCGAGCGTCTGCAAAAAACGGCGGCTGGCTTGCGGAAGGCTGAGGTCAGGAACCGGGCCATGGCTGATCTGCTCACGCCAACGGCCATGGAAAACTCTGCTTATCTCGTTGCCCTTGTTGATGAAATGCTCGCGGCCCGCTACAGGTTGAAGCGGGTGGCCCGGCGGGAGGCCGTGTTGCGGACCATTGCGGAGCCGCCCCGGCTGGAGCAGGACGCGCGGCTGGGATCGCTCTTGGCCGACCTGCGCCGCCTGACCGGGTTGCGACAGGCCGCAGAGGGTGAACTGGCCGAGTTGGAGACCCGGTTGCAGACTGTCAGGGACACCCTGGGAGCACGGCTGGCCGAGCTGGGCGGCTGCCCCACCTGCGGGGCGCGCATCGACGCTGATTCCTTCCTTGATCGGGGGCATGTCCATGGCCGTTGA
- a CDS encoding cell division protein FtsX — MISRFLRLTLRGVADFRLHPVAQLLTMVAVAMVTLLTGLILMGLNTVNLELVKSRGEVEFQLYWKQGEPSDTVSADWDAIAAMEHVAEFTSFTPEDALTELASSLGESGDFSWLAEENPLPHSGLVRFSVPPEAQDEGWAARLLTTLKSLPGVDKVNYTPFQTDLAQGWMTVSQLFIWPILAFLALVISLVVHNTIKLSLLTRMDEIEILSLVGASPAYVRWPLLTSGFLQGLTGAAAGLGLLAGVHVLAADALNFPPFLIQIPFLPLEQMLMLAAGVTLVAMTSSWVAVK; from the coding sequence ATGATCAGCCGCTTCCTGCGCCTGACCCTGCGCGGGGTGGCCGATTTCCGGCTCCATCCCGTGGCCCAGCTCCTGACCATGGTGGCCGTGGCCATGGTCACGCTGCTCACCGGCCTGATCCTCATGGGGCTGAACACGGTTAACCTCGAACTGGTCAAGAGCCGGGGCGAGGTGGAATTCCAGCTCTACTGGAAGCAGGGCGAGCCGTCCGACACCGTGAGCGCGGACTGGGACGCCATCGCGGCCATGGAGCATGTGGCCGAATTCACCAGCTTCACCCCTGAGGACGCCCTGACCGAGCTGGCCTCATCCCTGGGCGAGTCCGGCGATTTCTCCTGGCTGGCCGAGGAGAACCCCCTGCCCCACTCCGGGCTGGTCCGATTCTCTGTGCCGCCCGAGGCCCAGGACGAAGGGTGGGCCGCCCGGCTGCTGACGACCCTCAAGTCCCTGCCCGGCGTGGACAAGGTCAACTACACCCCGTTCCAGACCGATCTGGCCCAGGGATGGATGACCGTCTCACAGCTCTTCATCTGGCCCATCCTCGCCTTTCTCGCCCTGGTCATCTCGCTGGTGGTCCACAACACCATCAAGCTCTCCCTGCTCACGCGCATGGACGAGATCGAAATCCTCTCCCTGGTGGGCGCAAGCCCGGCCTATGTGCGCTGGCCGCTGCTCACCAGCGGATTTCTCCAGGGGCTGACCGGTGCAGCCGCAGGCCTTGGGCTGCTGGCCGGGGTCCACGTCCTGGCCGCCGACGCCCTCAACTTCCCGCCGTTCCTGATCCAGATCCCCTTCCTGCCCCTTGAGCAGATGCTCATGCTGGCCGCAGGCGTGACCCTGGTCGCCATGACCAGCAGCTGGGTGGCCGTCAAGTAA
- a CDS encoding RHS repeat domain-containing protein, whose product MHSTYSYTLRHDAQGRIIEKTETVQGAPAVWTYAYDHAGRLAEAKLNGRFVCQCRYDKQGCRSHDWFPRTHGSQIRNFSYTMANRLQSAGNNGYTHDKQGMRLLWNHGGNYTRYEYATDHRLLRATREWDGTVFEFAHDDNGQRAAKFRDGTLIEAYHWRDFIRLAAFHDGTHEFVFVYRSDERTPHAMRRDDGAVFTLHYDQVGSLRVVADQRGNVIQEVLYDPFGGIIEDTCPGLRIPIGFAGGLHDRDLGFVRFGWRDYDTFTGRWTAPDPLGDKGGDPDWYGYCLDDPVNGVDPLGLLVWFLPFVAGMAGATAIGATGAYSAAKVADWLGEKAGKNHGKDKPTATEGVHDAMGKVIGINSGIVGAAGTAKAAPAAAAAAMQHPEKLAAGSKAAADFASSALVEGPPESSPAGYWGSGVRKAYDEIEDWGQKR is encoded by the coding sequence ATGCATTCCACCTATTCCTATACATTGCGACATGATGCGCAGGGGCGCATCATCGAGAAAACCGAGACCGTCCAGGGAGCGCCCGCTGTCTGGACCTATGCCTACGACCATGCCGGACGGCTGGCCGAGGCCAAACTCAATGGCCGCTTCGTCTGCCAGTGCCGGTACGACAAACAGGGGTGCCGCAGCCACGACTGGTTTCCGCGCACCCATGGCAGCCAGATCCGCAATTTCAGCTACACCATGGCAAACCGCCTCCAGTCCGCCGGCAACAACGGCTACACCCATGACAAGCAGGGGATGCGCCTCCTCTGGAACCACGGCGGCAACTATACACGCTACGAGTACGCCACGGACCATCGGTTGCTCCGGGCCACCCGCGAATGGGACGGCACGGTCTTCGAGTTCGCCCACGACGACAACGGCCAGCGCGCGGCCAAGTTCCGGGACGGCACGCTGATCGAAGCGTACCACTGGCGCGACTTCATCCGTCTGGCCGCCTTCCACGACGGCACACACGAATTCGTCTTCGTCTACCGTAGCGATGAACGCACGCCCCACGCCATGCGCCGCGACGACGGCGCGGTCTTCACCCTGCACTACGACCAAGTCGGCTCCCTGCGCGTGGTTGCCGACCAGCGCGGCAACGTGATACAGGAAGTTCTGTATGATCCGTTCGGAGGAATCATTGAGGACACCTGCCCTGGCTTGAGAATCCCCATCGGCTTCGCAGGCGGCCTGCACGACCGGGATCTCGGCTTTGTCCGCTTCGGCTGGCGTGATTATGACACCTTCACCGGTCGCTGGACCGCACCCGACCCTCTGGGCGATAAGGGCGGAGACCCTGACTGGTACGGGTATTGTCTGGATGATCCCGTGAACGGGGTGGACCCGCTGGGGTTGCTAGTCTGGTTCCTGCCCTTTGTGGCGGGCATGGCCGGTGCCACAGCCATCGGGGCGACGGGGGCATACAGTGCTGCAAAGGTGGCCGATTGGCTTGGAGAAAAGGCTGGCAAGAACCACGGGAAGGATAAGCCCACGGCCACCGAGGGCGTCCATGATGCCATGGGCAAGGTAATCGGGATCAATTCCGGCATTGTCGGCGCAGCAGGTACGGCAAAGGCGGCTCCTGCGGCAGCGGCGGCAGCGATGCAGCATCCGGAGAAGCTGGCAGCGGGGTCGAAGGCGGCGGCGGATTTTGCCTCAAGCGCTCTTGTTGAAGGTCCGCCCGAGTCCTCTCCGGCGGGATACTGGGGAAGTGGTGTACGAAAAGCTTACGACGAGATAGAAGACTGGGGACAGAAAAGATGA
- a CDS encoding RHS repeat-associated core domain-containing protein, translating to MQRDDGQTFTLHYDQIGSLRAVADQRGNVIQETLYDPFGGIIESTNPALRIPLGFAGGLHDRYLGFVRFGWRDYDTFTGRWTAPDPLGDADGDPDWYGCCLGDPVNGVDPPLARGTPYFT from the coding sequence ATGCAGCGCGACGACGGCCAAACCTTCACCCTGCACTACGACCAAATCGGCTCCCTGCGCGCTGTTGCCGACCAGCGCGGCAACGTGATACAGGAAACCCTGTACGACCCATTTGGCGGGATCATCGAGTCCACCAATCCGGCCCTGCGCATCCCGCTGGGCTTCGCGGGCGGGCTGCACGACCGATATCTCGGCTTCGTCCGCTTCGGCTGGCGGGATTACGATACCTTCACCGGCAGATGGACCGCGCCCGATCCCCTGGGCGATGCGGACGGCGATCCTGATTGGTATGGGTGTTGTCTGGGTGACCCCGTAAACGGGGTGGACCCGCCGCTCGCGCGAGGAACCCCCTACTTCACCTGA
- a CDS encoding metallophosphoesterase family protein, whose product MAVETIRANGLFLVADPHLADTPPGQRLDGYLEQIMSKLTACLDRARELGMVPVLLGDLFHRPRDNSNRMLVELIRLFGSRTGPGRVWALVGNHDKYQSRLTEDVTIAVLEAAGVLRLMKEEGPQFILETDAGSALVCASPDGAPLPKGFERSPDDPQTVVWLTHHNIRFPEFDDRAYAIRELPGIDWIINGHIHRPQPTVRQGQTTWANPGNITRLTFTRRSMVRQPAAAIWRPGCVELERWEVPYLPFDAVFPDQELPPEVQETEGQSNFIKGLERLAWKRTFEGMGLRQFLQENLSRETPEGALIWELYEEVTHGE is encoded by the coding sequence ATGGCCGTTGAGACCATCCGCGCCAACGGGCTCTTCCTGGTTGCCGACCCGCATCTGGCGGACACTCCGCCGGGCCAGCGGCTCGACGGCTATCTTGAGCAGATCATGAGCAAGCTGACCGCCTGCCTGGACCGGGCGCGCGAGCTCGGCATGGTCCCGGTGCTGCTGGGCGACCTCTTCCATCGGCCCCGCGACAACTCCAACAGGATGCTTGTGGAGCTGATCCGCCTTTTCGGCTCGCGCACCGGGCCGGGCAGGGTCTGGGCGCTGGTGGGCAACCACGACAAGTACCAGTCGCGCCTTACCGAGGACGTGACCATTGCGGTCTTGGAGGCCGCCGGAGTGCTCCGGCTGATGAAGGAGGAGGGGCCGCAGTTCATTCTCGAAACCGACGCCGGCAGCGCCCTGGTCTGCGCCAGCCCGGACGGCGCGCCCCTGCCCAAAGGGTTTGAGCGCTCGCCCGACGATCCGCAAACCGTGGTCTGGCTCACCCACCACAACATCCGGTTCCCGGAGTTCGACGACCGCGCCTACGCCATCCGCGAGCTGCCCGGCATCGACTGGATCATCAACGGCCACATCCACCGGCCCCAGCCCACGGTGCGCCAGGGGCAGACCACCTGGGCCAATCCCGGCAACATCACCCGGCTGACCTTCACCCGCCGCTCCATGGTCCGGCAACCCGCGGCCGCCATCTGGAGGCCGGGCTGCGTCGAGCTGGAGCGGTGGGAAGTGCCGTACCTGCCCTTTGACGCGGTCTTTCCGGATCAGGAGCTGCCGCCGGAAGTCCAGGAGACCGAGGGGCAGTCCAATTTCATCAAAGGGCTGGAGCGGCTGGCCTGGAAGCGCACCTTTGAGGGCATGGGGTTGCGCCAGTTTCTGCAGGAAAATTTGTCCAGGGAGACCCCGGAAGGGGCGCTCATCTGGGAACTCTACGAGGAGGTCACCCATGGCGAATAG
- a CDS encoding Tex family protein, translating into MNDAVGPRPEHVQAIAAELSIPPARVAAVARLLDEGGTVPFIARYRKEATGSLDEVAVAAVRDRLEELAALDKRREAILASLAERDLLTDALRRELEAATDKARLEDIYLPHRPKRRTRGAMALERGLALLADALMAQRGIDPVAEARKFVTPPDLVHDAAPEKLVPDVVAALAGARDIIAERVSENPKARQAMRALFAKRGRFGSRGVKGKEEAGATYRDWFDWDEPLSAVPSHRALAMFRGEREGMLKLSLRPPEDEALGLMRRSLLRGAHPDVRPDAREVGAALDDCYKRLLGPSIENEVRAEVKARADGEAIRVFAANLRELLLAAPLGQKRVLALDPGYRTGAKLAVLDAQGALKEHTTIFVVGSKKQQDEAGATLRTLCARYEIEAVAVGNGTAGRETEAFVRGLGLGMPVALVNESGASIYSASEVARREFPDLDLTVRGAVSIGRRLMDPLAELVKIDPKSIGVGQYQHDVDQAALRRALDDVVASCVNSIGVDLNTASVELLSHVSGLGPVLAANIVAHRDEHGPFPSRRALLKVKRLGPKAFEQAAGFLRVRGSDPLDASAVHPERYELVKRMARDAGQTVADLLGDEAARQRIIPEKYVSEDVGLPTLRDILAELARPGRDPRAGFSVFAFDENVSDIKDLREGMRLPGIVTNVTKFGAFVDVGVHRDGLVHVSQLADRFVRDPSEVVAAGREVMVTVIGLDQKRGRINLSMKRDPVIGGD; encoded by the coding sequence TTGAACGACGCTGTCGGCCCGCGTCCGGAACATGTGCAGGCCATCGCGGCCGAGCTGTCCATCCCGCCCGCGCGGGTGGCTGCCGTGGCCCGGCTCCTGGACGAGGGCGGCACGGTCCCATTCATCGCCCGCTACCGCAAGGAGGCCACCGGCTCCCTGGACGAGGTGGCCGTGGCCGCGGTGCGCGACCGGCTGGAGGAGCTGGCCGCGCTGGACAAGCGGCGCGAGGCCATCCTCGCCTCCCTGGCCGAGCGCGACCTGCTCACCGACGCCCTGCGCCGCGAGCTGGAGGCGGCCACGGACAAGGCGCGGCTCGAAGACATCTACCTGCCCCACCGGCCCAAGCGTCGCACCCGGGGAGCCATGGCCCTGGAGCGCGGGCTGGCCCTGCTGGCCGACGCCCTTATGGCCCAGCGCGGCATTGATCCCGTGGCCGAGGCGCGGAAGTTCGTCACCCCGCCCGACCTTGTCCATGACGCTGCGCCTGAAAAGCTCGTGCCCGACGTGGTCGCCGCCCTGGCCGGGGCGCGCGACATCATCGCCGAGCGTGTCAGCGAGAATCCCAAGGCGCGTCAGGCCATGCGCGCCCTGTTCGCCAAGCGTGGTCGGTTCGGCTCGCGCGGGGTCAAGGGAAAGGAAGAGGCCGGGGCCACCTATCGCGACTGGTTTGACTGGGATGAGCCGCTCAGCGCCGTGCCGAGCCACCGCGCCCTGGCCATGTTCCGGGGTGAGCGCGAGGGCATGCTCAAGCTCTCCCTGCGCCCGCCCGAGGACGAGGCCCTGGGGCTGATGCGCCGCTCGCTCCTGCGCGGCGCACACCCTGACGTCCGCCCGGACGCCCGCGAGGTGGGCGCGGCGCTCGACGATTGCTACAAGCGGCTGCTCGGCCCGTCCATCGAGAACGAGGTGCGCGCCGAGGTCAAGGCGCGGGCCGATGGCGAGGCCATCCGCGTGTTCGCCGCAAACCTGCGCGAGCTGCTGCTGGCCGCGCCCCTTGGCCAGAAACGGGTGCTGGCCCTGGACCCTGGCTATCGCACCGGGGCCAAGCTGGCCGTGCTCGACGCCCAGGGCGCGCTCAAGGAGCACACCACCATTTTTGTGGTCGGCTCGAAAAAGCAGCAGGACGAGGCCGGGGCCACCCTGCGCACCCTGTGCGCCCGGTACGAAATCGAGGCCGTGGCCGTGGGCAACGGCACTGCGGGCCGCGAGACCGAGGCCTTTGTGCGCGGTCTTGGCCTTGGCATGCCTGTGGCCCTGGTCAATGAGTCGGGCGCGTCCATCTATTCCGCGTCCGAAGTCGCCCGGCGGGAGTTCCCGGACCTGGACCTGACCGTGCGCGGCGCGGTCTCCATCGGGCGCAGGCTGATGGACCCCCTGGCCGAGCTGGTCAAGATCGACCCCAAGTCCATCGGCGTGGGCCAGTACCAGCATGACGTGGACCAGGCGGCGCTCAGGCGCGCCCTGGACGACGTGGTGGCCAGTTGCGTCAACTCCATTGGCGTGGACCTGAACACGGCCAGCGTGGAGCTGCTCTCCCATGTCTCGGGCCTTGGCCCGGTCCTGGCCGCCAACATCGTGGCCCACCGCGACGAGCACGGGCCGTTTCCTTCGCGCCGGGCGCTGCTCAAGGTCAAGCGGCTCGGACCCAAGGCGTTCGAGCAGGCCGCAGGATTCCTGCGTGTGCGAGGTTCCGATCCCCTCGACGCCAGCGCGGTCCACCCCGAACGGTACGAACTGGTCAAGCGCATGGCCCGCGACGCTGGACAAACAGTGGCCGATCTGCTCGGCGACGAGGCGGCCCGGCAGCGCATCATCCCGGAAAAATACGTGTCCGAGGACGTGGGCCTGCCCACCCTGCGGGATATCCTGGCCGAGCTGGCCCGGCCAGGCCGCGACCCTCGCGCCGGGTTCAGCGTCTTTGCCTTTGACGAGAACGTCAGCGACATCAAGGATCTGCGTGAGGGCATGCGGTTGCCGGGCATTGTCACCAACGTGACCAAGTTCGGCGCGTTTGTGGACGTGGGCGTACACCGCGACGGACTGGTCCATGTCAGCCAGCTGGCGGACCGGTTCGTGCGCGACCCCTCCGAGGTGGTGGCCGCCGGACGCGAGGTGATGGTCACGGTCATCGGCCTGGACCAGAAGCGCGGGCGGATCAACCTGAGCATGAAGCGCGACCCGGTCATCGGGGGAGACTAA
- a CDS encoding tRNA1(Val) (adenine(37)-N6)-methyltransferase, with amino-acid sequence MTAPAAPRIDTQAILARRDAFPRGMIQPEEGYRFSLDSLLLACFARPGREQVGIDLGCGCGVVGLALLLRQPDLRLTGVDIDPESVRVAGLNAVNLHYADRYAATLADVAQWRSERVVDFVVANPPYRPLGCGRVSQGESRAVARFESRGDFALFAQCAAVALRTRGRFTFVHLPERLSEIMDGLSKAGLAPKRLRLVYGRSDQEARMALVEAVKAGKPGLRVEPPLILHSGSGRQTRLTDEAIGFCAFLCSQGEPDTHHTPSEDSHA; translated from the coding sequence ATGACCGCGCCTGCCGCGCCCCGAATCGACACCCAGGCCATCCTCGCCCGGCGCGACGCCTTCCCCAGAGGCATGATCCAGCCCGAAGAAGGCTACCGTTTCTCCCTTGATTCGCTGTTGCTGGCCTGTTTTGCCCGGCCCGGACGCGAGCAGGTCGGCATCGACCTCGGCTGCGGCTGCGGCGTGGTCGGCCTGGCCCTGCTCCTGCGCCAGCCTGATCTGCGTCTGACCGGGGTGGATATCGATCCCGAAAGCGTGCGCGTGGCCGGGCTCAACGCGGTCAATCTTCACTACGCCGACCGCTACGCCGCCACCCTGGCCGATGTGGCCCAGTGGCGGTCCGAGCGGGTGGTGGATTTCGTGGTCGCCAACCCGCCGTACCGGCCTCTTGGCTGTGGACGCGTCAGCCAGGGCGAGAGCCGGGCTGTTGCCCGGTTTGAGAGCCGGGGGGATTTCGCCCTGTTTGCCCAATGCGCTGCCGTGGCCCTGCGGACGCGGGGCCGGTTCACCTTTGTCCATCTGCCCGAGCGGCTGTCCGAGATCATGGACGGGCTCTCCAAGGCCGGACTCGCGCCCAAGCGGCTGCGCCTCGTCTACGGCAGGTCGGACCAGGAGGCGCGCATGGCCCTGGTGGAGGCGGTCAAGGCGGGCAAACCCGGCCTGCGCGTGGAGCCCCCGCTCATCCTGCACTCTGGATCAGGCAGGCAGACGCGGCTGACCGACGAGGCCATCGGGTTTTGTGCGTTTCTTTGTTCCCAGGGCGAACCCGACACTCATCACACTCCAAGCGAGGATTCCCATGCTTGA